A single region of the Bacillus cereus genome encodes:
- a CDS encoding pyruvate kinase yields MTIDRVCTIGPASNNKETLAQLINNGMKIVRLNLSHGTHESHKTIMRLVKSLDDSIKILGDVQGPKIRLGEMKEEQITLEAGELFILHTTPVEGNKEEASVDYVGIANDVKVGSRILINDGEVELIAEKVSTEKIETRVKTGGNISSHKGVNLPGTIVSLPAITEKDKKDIQFLLEEDVNFIACSFVRKPSHIKEIRDFIQEHKETSPSLIAKIETLEAIENFQDICKEADGIMIARGDLGVELPYQVIPLLQKMLIRECNRTNTYVITATQMLQSMVDHSIPTRAEVTDVFQAVLDGTNAVMLSAESASGEHPIESVRTLRLVSEFAEHVKKDGPYAMKDVLELLHKSL; encoded by the coding sequence ATGACAATTGATCGAGTTTGTACAATTGGGCCAGCAAGTAATAATAAAGAAACATTAGCGCAGTTAATAAACAATGGTATGAAAATTGTTCGGTTGAATTTATCACATGGCACGCATGAAAGTCATAAAACAATCATGCGTTTAGTGAAATCGTTAGACGATTCTATTAAAATTCTAGGGGATGTACAAGGTCCTAAAATAAGATTGGGTGAAATGAAAGAGGAACAAATTACACTTGAAGCAGGGGAGTTATTTATTTTACATACCACTCCAGTTGAAGGGAATAAAGAAGAAGCAAGTGTTGATTATGTAGGGATTGCGAATGACGTGAAAGTTGGAAGTAGAATTCTTATTAATGATGGAGAAGTTGAGTTAATCGCTGAAAAGGTAAGTACGGAAAAAATAGAAACAAGGGTAAAAACAGGTGGCAATATTTCATCTCATAAAGGGGTGAATTTACCAGGTACAATCGTTAGTTTACCGGCTATTACAGAGAAAGATAAAAAAGATATTCAATTTCTTTTAGAAGAAGATGTTAATTTTATTGCGTGTTCTTTTGTACGAAAACCTAGTCATATAAAAGAAATACGAGATTTTATACAAGAGCATAAAGAAACGTCCCCAAGTTTAATTGCAAAAATAGAAACGCTGGAAGCAATCGAGAATTTTCAAGATATATGTAAAGAAGCGGATGGAATTATGATCGCAAGGGGAGATTTAGGCGTGGAATTGCCGTATCAAGTTATTCCGCTTTTACAAAAAATGCTGATTCGTGAGTGCAATCGAACGAATACGTATGTCATTACAGCGACACAAATGCTTCAATCTATGGTAGATCATTCTATTCCTACAAGAGCTGAGGTGACTGATGTATTTCAAGCTGTACTGGACGGGACAAATGCAGTTATGCTTTCTGCTGAAAGTGCATCAGGAGAGCATCCAATCGAAAGTGTGAGAACACTACGTCTCGTTTCTGAATTTGCGGAGCACGTAAAAAAAGATGGTCCTTATGCTATGAAAGATGTACTCGAATTGCTGCATAAGTCTCTTTAG